The Populus nigra chromosome 4, ddPopNigr1.1, whole genome shotgun sequence genome contains the following window.
TCATGGTCTTATTTGTATGTTATCGCtgcttttattataattatgtaaTTTGACTAGAGATCATACAGATATAAATGTTTAATCTGAATTCTTTATAGTGTTTTATTTGGTatcaattcttaattttttttattaaaatttaatttacaaaatttctatcctaaaaataaaatcaaaataaatcatgtacacgtgtttgatttttttttagtagacgtcaagattttattatttagaacttatatatgttgacgcctaacaattaataaaaaaaattaaatcatatgaaaaaaatattatagttctgttacaaaatgagaaaaaatattataattatattataaaatactaCTGTAGATTACTACGGTTTTTGCTCATATTTGACTAGGCTGCTGGAAATTATAAAGAAAGGTTTTGTGGCTAACTAGGACTTAAAAAGTAACGATTATTTTTAACACTAgtacatttaaataattttaaaaaattaaaaaaaaaaaaaacatcatttaaaacAGAATCCCAAATGACCCCTTATTCTGCTATGTTTCACATACCTATATTCcttctatatatttaattttattttgctgaTTTCTTGCACACCTTCCGCTTTCTTTCTGCATATAGTTTCAACTTTTCAGCATATGTATTCTCGACATCCCCTCTGTAAGTCGCACCAGCACCGCTACAATCTAGTCGTAGCAGCAGCTAGCTAGAGATCGAGACACTCCCTTGATGAGATCATCAAGCACCAAACCCTTAATGAAAAAGACCGGTTCATCTCTCCTGACAATTATAATTCAATGGAACAGCAACACGAATTGACGACATTGTTCCAGCACCATCAattgttgattgtttttttgctttctaaCATGACATTGCTTGACCCGGCACTTCTCAGTTTCATTTGTGAGAAGAAAAGCAAGAATAAATTACTAGAATCGCTGCCTTTCTTcctattttgtttcttctagTGTTTTCAAAGTCATGTTCATCACCaagaaatcaatatatatatatatatatatatatatatatatatatatatatatatatagagagagagagagagagagagagagagagagagagagacatagGAATTTGGAATATTGGAATATCCTGAACGAAGGCTCTCTTCTCTACAACGAAATCCGAAACGCCTTGTGTTACTGCACAACATGTCATTCTATATATCAGACTACAATCCTCTCTTATATGGATAATTCACAGTATCACGAGTATTTCCAGATTAATGATGACAAGGAAGAAAGCTTTTCCATTTTTCCAGCAGAAACTCCAAGAAGGATTCGGAAgacattatttcttttcttggctATTGGCAATTGCTTTCCACAATCTCATCTAGGCCAGTGTCCTGATGGAGGCCTGTAAAATGTTTAGCTATTAGCAGGCACATTGGTCAAGTATAGCCTCCTTTCTCATCTTGCTGGAAGTAGGACAGTGCCTGGGTAATTTGCATTtgtacatgcatgcatgttttgcccatttatttaaaataataaaaaacaaagaaatcattGGCAACAATCAGATGACACCATTTCCTCGGCTACGCCAATGCAAGGAGCAAGGCAGATTAAAAAATGCctgttattttaaatatgattCAACAAATATTTTGCTGTGCAATCATGCAATATCCTACCTCTGACTGATCCTAGTGGTCAACTTTACAGTGAAGAGTTTAGATACATATAATCAGCAAAATACCTTAGCTCTTtcgatattttatatatatagggtcaaaagaaaaaatatatatatataaagaagaatAAACCATTACATAAATTAACTGAATTAAATACTCGTTAATGGTATAATTGCtagcatcttttttttcctctctccctGAATTCAAGTCATGGCCGCCTTCTGTGCGCTTTCATGCATCTTTCTTCCACCTCTGCTCAGCAAATGTATTGTTCATGATCGTAAGAGCCAAAAATTTCCACCATCATAAAACTTGTGTATTTGCCAACAACAAATGGACCAAGTAAAGGGCACAACCTGTAACATCACTGCACTCCTGTTTGCAAACGCCAACAAGAATAACATGCAACATATGAATCATGTTATCCTACTAGCAGCTTGCTTCCTCCTCTCTCTAAAGAACAATGCATCTTCTCGTCCAACTGCTTATATGCCCTTACTGAGGACTAAGGAGTCTATCCATCTACCTGAATTCTCTCAACCGCATAATCAGAAACAATTATCTGGATTTTTGTGCATTTCACAGCCCCTTTGTCATTTCTTCTAAACTGCTTTCCATTACTCCTCACAAGCGTATATTGTCTACTGTTGTCTAAATGGTTCCATAATTCAAATTCTCCCATTTGAAGGGAGCAACTGAGCCAATGTCTGGTGCACCTCGGAAGAAGAGGCAGACACAAACACAGACAGCAGCGATAGCAAGCATTGAATGGATGTATGGACGCTGAAGCAAGCCTTGTGAACCCAGAAACCTCCCATGCATCTTAGCTGCCACACTTGCACACTTTGCACAGGATTTACGCTCTCGCTGAAACTGTGATATTGTCATATGTTCTTGCTCCAAGGCTGCCTGTTCTATCTCATTTCCAATTGCCACAGAAATTTGGCCATTTCTTTTGTCAGCAAGTTTACGAGCCACTAATAAGTTATAAGAGTGGTTTTTTGTCATGACAGCATAAGCATATGGAGACAGGCCATTTGCATCCAGGACAGAGTTCCAGCAGGACAGCCCAATCTGCAGGGGGACAGTGACACCAGAAATTCATTAAAGCAGAAAATATAcgagtaaaaaaacaaacacaaatacaACAAATGCAGCATAATGACAATTCCTTTCCTAACTTGTAACCATGATCCCAACCTTCCCTGCAACCCCAACAAGcccatcaaataaaaatataaattcacatATAATTGCTATTTTGAAGGTAGTAGCACCTATAGGTACAACATACAATCCAATTTAGATTATCGCgtggaaaaaataaagagttaCAGATGAGAGAGAGCACTTGTAGATCCCTGAAGCCCAGATACAGGAACATACTGATGCAAGGAAGAAGAGGGGAAAAAACGAGGGAAAGAAACATCACCTCATGTGGGTCATTTGTCAGGGCATCAACCAAACCATCTGAACCCAATGCACAAGCAGCCAAATGTAAAGGTGTAATGCCACCAGGTCCCCCAACGTTTGGTGGGAAAATATATGTTCTAGAGGAATTATCACCGCCAATAATAGAATAATGAATAAGCAAGTCTGCCATTTTCCTGCACCTCCTTTTCACTGACCGGTTCAAGAGCTGAATCTCATAGAGCATCTCTAAATGCTCCTTAGATAATTCATCCCTACGCGTATTTCTTTCTACCAGCATGTCCAGAATTGTTTTGACCAACACACAATAATCTCTTTCAACTGAGAAAATGAGCAGAAACTTGAAGCGGTTAAGTGAATAATCTGGAAACTCATGCATAGAAGGCATGCTCTTCCTTTGGAACAGCCATCCAAGCTCGTTTAAGAAATGCATAACTTCCTCCCTTGATGGTCGCCCCAAATCACGAGTCTGTTCTTCTGAAACAATATTGCTGACTACAGCATTTTCATCAAACTCAGATTCAAGGAGCCTCAATTCTTTACAGATGGAAGCATCAGCTATTATCACAGGAAAACTGTTGCCCTTGAAACCATTTTCTACCTGTTTGTAGCATTGTCAAATGTCACACGTTATCATTATCAAGCGATCTATTTGAGTATTTCTATACTTGAAGGTGCAGAGTCATACCTCAATGAAACAACGACCTAAAATACTAGGAGATGGACCATGAATTTTGAAACCACCCACATTTATCTCATCATACATGGATCCTGGAGAAGATGAATCTGTAACTTCCTTTGATGTGTATCCTCCCATGTAAGTGCAATGAATCCTACAGCAATTGGGTACAAAATTTACTTAAAACAGCAAGACAAGGTCAATTAAAAAGCACTTAGGTGAGTAACTAAACTCTTACTTGGTGCCAGGACCAGTCAGATTTCTTCCCTTTAACTGAAGAGAGGTTTCTTGCCCACCAATAACTGCCACTGGGGATACTAATATTAACTCTGGGGAACTCCATGTTCTCCAAGATTTGCACAAACGAACTTTTCCTGAATATCATTGCAAACAACAATTGAATTATCATCAAATTGTTTCATAAATGACACACATTATAGCAAAAAATTtcacaaaatccaaaaaaatatatttagtggCCATTCCAATTTTTTGGCCACCTGGAGTATCATCGCTGAGAAAGGGCAAGGTTAGAACTAAAGAAATGCAAATGGCAAAAAGTCCAAAAAAGAGGGGGCATGGGGAACCCAGCACTAATCCACACACCATCTTTATGTGATGCTAGCTGCCTGCCagtatttaataaaaacctTCCACTTCTCCATAAATCAGAATCTGAATCTTGAACCAAAGAATCCACTAGCTGAAGCAGGTTTCTTTCAAGctgcaaaaacaacaaatatacCCTGCAAGTGGTCAGCATAAGGTTAGGTTTATAATTCCTAAGGTTCATTACACCAGTTCACTCACTTGCTCCCAGGAAGCAGATGGCATTGACAAATAAACTGATAGAACAACACAGCCAGGCCTTATATAACTCTCCATTTCTGATGGACTGTTAGATAGCCAATTGTATATCTGAAAGAGAAATGATACAATCATGTATTAGATAGATTCCCTCCCAATAAAACTGTAAGTTAGTAATTGTAGGTCTGAAAGAGAAATGATGGATCCTGATAGAAATCCTCAAAAAGCATCCATTACAGCGTCTCCatgcaaatttatttaaaaaacacacataaaacCAAAATATACAATAAACTCACCTTTGTGCGCAATGTCCCAGGGAAATGACTGGGATCCTTGTcaaatagtttaaaaattattcgcCCAGTCCGATCCTGCAGATGAAAAACACAACCATTTGACACaatttaacaatattagcacATGCAAGTATGAATAGAGAGCAGTTTGaagctaaaaataaatacagaacTTGGCCTAATGACAGGCTACCTGAGGATCAGAATTCTGACTAGAAGGTGAATGATCAGACCCAGAGGAAGATGGATAATCTCCTCGGTATGGGAAACTTTGAAATGAACTGTGGTCAGGTTCTCTGTTTGGCCCTCTAAAGAGCTCAAGCGGCAAAACACAGCCATGACTTCTGCCACCTTCAACATTTGCATTAACCTCTCTGCTGACTGACATCTTTTCTGATTTCATAGTTTCTGCGGTGCTCTGCAATGGGAACAACTTCTGCACAACAGGAGGGGATGATGATGGAGACCTCTCTTCAATGGGATTACTGCTGtcagaagaaaaatatttcccAGAAGATGCTGGTTTTCGACGGCTCTCATTCTCAGGTGATGAGCTAAACAGTTGTAATGGTAGGTTAGGACGAGATTCTTGAATCTGGTAATCTGAATCTTCAGCAGGAGACTCGTAACAGCGACTAATTCTCTCAACGCCCACAGCAGGAAACTCTACATTAGATCTTTTCTGCAAATGGGGAACAGTCACTTGATTGGGGCCAGGCAACTTAGACTTGTCACTGTCACTGCTCTGACTGCTTCTTTGAGATAAAATTGCAAGAGCATCTGGAGCAGATGCTGCCAAAGTGGTTGAAAGAACAGCAAGTAAGTCATTGGTTGATGGAGAAGATGCAGTTCCATTCAATCTGTTTTGATGTCCTAAAGAAGGTTGGTTGGGGTTTTTCACATTTAAACTTGCAATATTTGATAACTTTGCAGCAAGATCCATTGGCAAAGGCagtgaatttattttgttaagaaTCTGGATAAGTTGGTCTTTATCTGGTACTGTTGGGCAGTTTGTACTTTTATCATCATTCCTCCCTATGATTTTCAAGGTAAAGATTTCAGCACAGCACAAAGGGCGGAACATAAAAGTCAATAATTGGAAGATATGTTTTACCTTGTGAGCGAGCCAAAGCAGTTAACAAGTTTACAATATCCAAGTTTCCATTATTGTTCATATCCGGGTTTCCAGGGAGTAGCAGCCGTGAGGTTACATCCTCAGGCTGGGTTTTCCTCCTTCGTCGGTTGTGCCCTGCAAGCCTACGTCTACAACTTCTCTTTCCCTCATCGAATTCAGTGAGAGGATGAAACCTACGTATTGCATAGAAGGTCTCATATAAGCTCACAGTGGAAAAAACTTACTTATCAAAGCAAAAGCATTAGATTAAAACATCACTATGTACCCTATCAAACAAAAAGAGAGCACttgcaaataaaagaaaaaaaaaactaagtgaaGAACTTGAGTCTCTCAAGTTAATCTAGTGGTATAAGGCTGATACAACAATCAAATATGAATCTGCACAGCAAATTAAAGACAACCTGCTGCATTGCTGACAAAACCTCTGCATCTGTTTTCCCACCAGGGCTTTTGTGGCTTTACTATGAACCTGGCACACTTTATGTCGGCGGTGATAGTCCTTAGCTTTAGATAGATCTTCCTTGCAGTTATCAACCTGACACATTGGATAACTACCATTACCAGGTGATCCAGACCTGACCCTCTTGTTGGGTCTTGACACGGGCTCCTCAACAGAAGTCAAACTCCCACCTAGATTCAAGCCAAgaccatcatcatcttcattaacagaattggatttgtttttggaatCACTCGTATCTTTTTTCTTAGGTTCTCTAGAAACAGTTCCCAGCCGTAAAGTTTCAGCAGCTGCAGAAGGTTTAGCAACAAAACCGACACTATCCCAATCCCATGCCTTGGAATTCCAGTTTTTTTCCCTGGAAGCCTGAAGAAACTGATGTTGTTGGAGCTGAGAATTGGGAGACTGGTAAGAAAGATCATGTTTTTTTGCCATGGAAGTCATATCACAGTATCTACTAGAAAGTGCTTCATGAATGAATATGGGAGCAGCTACTTGCGCACCCACCTCTTCCATGACTTTGAAAAGGCCTCACCCTCACAAATAATAAAGCCTACATACATAAATAAACagataaaaaccaaaatccAAATGGGTTTTGTATCAGAATTAGAATTACTCATAAAATATATCAGTCTGAATAAAgaaatttcctttctttttctttttgcttttttttttttttgcgggacaaaaaaagaaagcctCCAATCCAAGTCTGGAGTAAGCAAGGGCGGCGATTAGTTGTCTGGTTTATGTAGAAGTATGTTCTCTATCAGATAATAAAGTAAGCAAGGGCAAGCAGTTGTCTGGTTCATGTAGAGGTGCGTTCTATACcagataaatttagaaaaaaaatattattattattgagttATAAATAGAGGTCGcaaaaattgttaattttgagCTGTGAAAGAATAAAATAGGAGATTGGTAATTACAAGGAAGAAAATCTAGTGAAATGAGAGAGTCAAAATCCAATCTACTTCTCACACGCACACATACcttaggaggaggaggagagcgGCATCTCCTTTTGCCTGTAATAATCGAACTCTGATATTTCCGACCAAGACCTCAGATCTGAGAGTTAAATCCTCAAAAACAAAGTCCGACGTTGTTTGGCGGCAAATCAGCAGATTAACAATAATAACGATGATCAATCTGCAAATAAGAGGAAGATGAAGGATGGATGGATGTCTCTTTGATTAACTTctattttctcttctcttgaccttttcctttccttcacCTTTAGAGAAGAAGATGTATAacagactttttttttctttttttcggtGTTTCTGGCACAAACTGTAAATTCGAGCATTTTTTTGGGTTGTAGTTTGGGCCGCCCACTTACTTACGAATCATCCACGACTCCTCCATCCGTCCCTCCAACTCCTCCTGTTCTGTCAGGCTATCTTCCTTTTCCACCTGAATAATTATAACGTGACGGTACTATGAATTATCCATGATTacgataaataaatagataataataaaaataaataaatttcattatttaatacataaattaaaatatttaattattgaaaatctaattatacaaattctcataaaaattaattacaatctTATAACAACAACGTATAGAAAATTTACATCCTATTAAACActccaaaagtaaaaaaaacaaattgtttctcatggcaaaaataataaatttattttattttataaattctttgaATTTCAGAGGGTATTAAAAACTAGTATAATGTTGACAATTTTTTCTTCGAGTATTAATcgtagttattaaacttaatttaaaaattaatttaatttaaaaattaagatataaattaaatggaTTAACTTAGTTTAATTCAAACTAcaactttaaaacaaaattatttttaaaaagtataattcTTTTCAATAACTTAACATATTAATGAGTAATCGAGTTTATCATTAAATTATCTTAACTCAATAGCTTAAATTATTATGTTAgatcaaaaaaatacaacttatATTATTCTCCAATACACACTCTTAAATGAAAG
Protein-coding sequences here:
- the LOC133690974 gene encoding squamosa promoter-binding-like protein 14 isoform X2, which translates into the protein MEEVGAQVAAPIFIHEALSSRYCDMTSMAKKHDLSYQSPNSQLQQHQFLQASREKNWNSKAWDWDSVGFVAKPSAAAETLRLGTVSREPKKKDTSDSKNKSNSVNEDDDGLGLNLGGSLTSVEEPVSRPNKRVRSGSPGNGSYPMCQVDNCKEDLSKAKDYHRRHKVCQVHSKATKALVGKQMQRFCQQCSRFHPLTEFDEGKRSCRRRLAGHNRRRRKTQPEDVTSRLLLPGNPDMNNNGNLDIVNLLTALARSQASAPDALAILSQRSSQSSDSDKSKLPGPNQVTVPHLQKRSNVEFPAVGVERISRCYESPAEDSDYQIQESRPNLPLQLFSSSPENESRRKPASSGKYFSSDSSNPIEERSPSSSPPVVQKLFPLQSTAETMKSEKMSVSREVNANVEGGRSHGCVLPLELFRGPNREPDHSSFQSFPYRGDYPSSSGSDHSPSSQNSDPQDRTGRIIFKLFDKDPSHFPGTLRTKIYNWLSNSPSEMESYIRPGCVVLSVYLSMPSASWEQLERNLLQLVDSLVQDSDSDLWRSGRFLLNTGRQLASHKDGKVRLCKSWRTWSSPELILVSPVAVIGGQETSLQLKGRNLTGPGTKIHCTYMGGYTSKEVTDSSSPGSMYDEINVGGFKIHGPSPSILGRCFIEVENGFKGNSFPVIIADASICKELRLLESEFDENAVVSNIVSEEQTRDLGRPSREEVMHFLNELGWLFQRKSMPSMHEFPDYSLNRFKFLLIFSVERDYCVLVKTILDMLVERNTRRDELSKEHLEMLYEIQLLNRSVKRRCRKMADLLIHYSIIGGDNSSRTYIFPPNVGGPGGITPLHLAACALGSDGLVDALTNDPHEIGLSCWNSVLDANGLSPYAYAVMTKNHSYNLLVARKLADKRNGQISVAIGNEIEQAALEQEHMTISQFQRERKSCAKCASVAAKMHGRFLGSQGLLQRPYIHSMLAIAAVCVCVCLFFRGAPDIGSVAPFKWENLNYGTI
- the LOC133690974 gene encoding squamosa promoter-binding-like protein 14 isoform X1, encoding MEEVGAQVAAPIFIHEALSSRYCDMTSMAKKHDLSYQSPNSQLQQHQFLQASREKNWNSKAWDWDSVGFVAKPSAAAETLRLGTVSREPKKKDTSDSKNKSNSVNEDDDGLGLNLGGSLTSVEEPVSRPNKRVRSGSPGNGSYPMCQVDNCKEDLSKAKDYHRRHKVCQVHSKATKALVGKQMQRFCQQCSRFHPLTEFDEGKRSCRRRLAGHNRRRRKTQPEDVTSRLLLPGNPDMNNNGNLDIVNLLTALARSQGRNDDKSTNCPTVPDKDQLIQILNKINSLPLPMDLAAKLSNIASLNVKNPNQPSLGHQNRLNGTASSPSTNDLLAVLSTTLAASAPDALAILSQRSSQSSDSDKSKLPGPNQVTVPHLQKRSNVEFPAVGVERISRCYESPAEDSDYQIQESRPNLPLQLFSSSPENESRRKPASSGKYFSSDSSNPIEERSPSSSPPVVQKLFPLQSTAETMKSEKMSVSREVNANVEGGRSHGCVLPLELFRGPNREPDHSSFQSFPYRGDYPSSSGSDHSPSSQNSDPQDRTGRIIFKLFDKDPSHFPGTLRTKIYNWLSNSPSEMESYIRPGCVVLSVYLSMPSASWEQLERNLLQLVDSLVQDSDSDLWRSGRFLLNTGRQLASHKDGKVRLCKSWRTWSSPELILVSPVAVIGGQETSLQLKGRNLTGPGTKIHCTYMGGYTSKEVTDSSSPGSMYDEINVGGFKIHGPSPSILGRCFIEVENGFKGNSFPVIIADASICKELRLLESEFDENAVVSNIVSEEQTRDLGRPSREEVMHFLNELGWLFQRKSMPSMHEFPDYSLNRFKFLLIFSVERDYCVLVKTILDMLVERNTRRDELSKEHLEMLYEIQLLNRSVKRRCRKMADLLIHYSIIGGDNSSRTYIFPPNVGGPGGITPLHLAACALGSDGLVDALTNDPHEIGLSCWNSVLDANGLSPYAYAVMTKNHSYNLLVARKLADKRNGQISVAIGNEIEQAALEQEHMTISQFQRERKSCAKCASVAAKMHGRFLGSQGLLQRPYIHSMLAIAAVCVCVCLFFRGAPDIGSVAPFKWENLNYGTI